One genomic window of Niveibacterium sp. SC-1 includes the following:
- a CDS encoding HAD family hydrolase, producing the protein MRIQALATDYDGTLAHDGIVDAPTLQALQRLRSSGRRLLMVTGRELDDLFATFAHCDMFDLIVAENGALLYEPATKTVTSLAPHPPPPLLKALEHHGVPISVGRSIVATVEPYEQQVLAAIRDLGLEWHVIFNKGAVMVLPSGINKATGLVPALAQLGVAAAATAGIGDAENDHAFLDLCGVSVAVANALPSVKSHVQWVTEGARGAGVAELIDRILADDLVQLPEQAHSA; encoded by the coding sequence ATGCGGATCCAGGCCCTGGCAACGGATTACGACGGCACCCTGGCCCACGACGGCATCGTGGACGCCCCTACCCTGCAGGCCCTGCAGCGACTGCGCAGTTCGGGGCGCCGCCTGCTGATGGTGACCGGCCGCGAGCTGGACGATCTCTTCGCCACCTTCGCGCACTGCGACATGTTCGACCTGATCGTGGCCGAGAACGGCGCCCTGCTCTATGAGCCGGCGACCAAGACCGTCACGAGCCTCGCCCCACACCCGCCGCCCCCTCTGCTCAAGGCGCTGGAGCACCACGGCGTGCCGATCTCGGTGGGGCGTTCCATCGTCGCCACCGTCGAACCTTACGAACAGCAGGTGCTGGCCGCAATCCGCGACCTCGGCCTGGAATGGCATGTGATCTTCAACAAGGGCGCGGTGATGGTCCTGCCCTCGGGCATCAACAAGGCGACCGGCCTGGTGCCTGCGCTGGCGCAGCTGGGGGTCGCGGCCGCCGCGACGGCGGGTATCGGCGATGCCGAGAACGATCACGCCTTCCTGGACCTGTGCGGCGTGTCGGTCGCGGTGGCCAACGCCCTGCCTTCGGTCAAGAGCCATGTGCAGTGGGTGACGGAAGGCGCGCGCGGCGCGGGCGTGGCGGAACTGATAGACCGCATCCTCGCGGATGACCTGGTCCAGCTGCCTGAACAGGCGCATTCCGCTTAG
- a CDS encoding fumarylacetoacetate hydrolase family protein, protein MSYVFEPPARPAVPVQGGDALFPVRRIFCVARNYAAHAREMGQDPEREPPFFFCKPADSVLPVAFGAVGAMPYPGLTENLHHEFELVVALGRGGRDLTPEAAAACVWGYACGFDMTRRDLQGRAKEKGQPWDSGKSIDQGTPVSHVVHRGQAPLLARGEIVLEVNGEVRQRGDLSDMIWPIPEMLAQLSRIWALRAGDLVFTGTPEGVGPVRRGDRLSGRIAGVGAIDLVVS, encoded by the coding sequence ATGTCCTACGTCTTCGAACCGCCTGCCCGGCCTGCCGTGCCCGTGCAGGGCGGTGATGCCCTGTTTCCCGTGCGCCGCATCTTTTGCGTGGCGCGCAACTATGCGGCGCATGCGCGCGAGATGGGGCAGGACCCCGAGCGCGAACCGCCGTTCTTCTTCTGCAAGCCGGCCGACTCGGTGCTGCCCGTGGCTTTCGGCGCGGTGGGCGCGATGCCCTATCCCGGCCTCACCGAGAACCTGCATCACGAGTTCGAGCTGGTGGTCGCGCTGGGCCGCGGCGGCCGCGACCTCACGCCCGAGGCGGCCGCCGCCTGCGTGTGGGGCTATGCCTGCGGCTTCGACATGACCCGCCGTGACCTGCAGGGGCGCGCCAAGGAAAAGGGCCAGCCCTGGGATTCGGGCAAATCGATCGACCAGGGCACGCCGGTCTCGCACGTCGTCCACCGCGGCCAAGCGCCGCTGCTGGCCCGCGGCGAGATCGTGCTGGAGGTCAATGGCGAGGTGCGGCAGCGCGGCGACCTCTCCGACATGATCTGGCCCATCCCCGAGATGCTCGCGCAGCTCTCGCGCATCTGGGCCTTGCGCGCGGGTGACCTTGTGTTTACCGGCACGCCGGAAGGTGTCGGTCCCGTCCGTCGGGGCGACCGCCTGAGCGGCCGGATTGCCGGCGTCGGCGCGATCGATCTGGTGGTGTCGTGA
- a CDS encoding DUF2147 domain-containing protein yields MKRALRMVVALAALLAGVVQAAEPSAVGRWRQLDDADGKPRSIVLISEREGTYEGRIEQLFPRPGDAAEAVCDKCTDARRGQKILGLRIMEGLQRKGLEYEGGEILDPGNGKVYRVRMTLSPDGQRLDVRGFIGVALFGRTQTWLREP; encoded by the coding sequence GTGAAGCGCGCCCTGCGCATGGTCGTCGCCCTGGCGGCGCTGCTCGCGGGCGTCGTCCAGGCGGCCGAACCCAGCGCCGTCGGCCGCTGGCGCCAGCTCGACGACGCCGATGGCAAGCCGCGCTCCATCGTCCTGATCAGCGAACGCGAGGGCACCTACGAGGGGCGTATCGAGCAGCTCTTCCCGCGCCCCGGCGACGCGGCCGAGGCGGTCTGCGACAAATGCACCGATGCGCGTCGCGGCCAGAAGATCCTCGGCCTGCGCATCATGGAGGGCCTGCAGCGCAAGGGGCTGGAGTACGAGGGCGGCGAGATCCTCGATCCGGGCAATGGCAAGGTCTATCGCGTACGCATGACCCTCTCGCCGGACGGCCAGCGCCTGGACGTGCGCGGCTTCATCGGCGTGGCGCTCTTCGGCCGTACCCAGACCTGGCTGCGCGAACCTTGA
- a CDS encoding metalloregulator ArsR/SmtB family transcription factor, with product MPTTDVFGAIANPVRRRILELLLEGPRPAGEIAAAFTLNRPAISEHLQVLRLTGLVSEEAQGRQRVYRLNPGSLSEVETWLHPFERYWLDRLDALDKVLSEK from the coding sequence ATGCCAACCACGGATGTCTTCGGCGCGATCGCCAACCCGGTCAGGCGGCGGATTCTCGAGCTGCTGCTGGAAGGGCCCCGCCCCGCGGGGGAGATTGCCGCTGCGTTCACCCTGAATCGCCCGGCCATCTCGGAGCATCTCCAGGTGCTTCGACTCACCGGCCTGGTGAGCGAAGAAGCGCAGGGCCGGCAGCGCGTCTATCGCCTGAACCCGGGCTCGCTGTCCGAAGTCGAGACGTGGCTGCATCCCTTCGAGCGGTATTGGCTCGATCGCCTTGACGCTCTCGACAAGGTCCTTTCGGAGAAGTGA
- a CDS encoding SRPBCC domain-containing protein, whose product MLEPGLIQLTRFIPHPPARVWAALTNPDIHARWWAAGDVRPVVGHRFMLDMGQWGKQPCEVLAVEPERLLSYSFAPGTLNTTITWRLQAEGEGTRLSLEHRGFDLASPMGKAAFEGMGKGWPAVLERLDAALA is encoded by the coding sequence ATGCTCGAACCCGGTCTGATCCAGCTCACCCGTTTCATCCCGCATCCGCCCGCCAGGGTGTGGGCGGCACTCACAAATCCGGACATCCATGCGCGCTGGTGGGCTGCGGGTGATGTCCGCCCCGTCGTCGGCCACCGTTTCATGCTCGACATGGGTCAGTGGGGCAAGCAGCCTTGCGAAGTGTTGGCCGTCGAGCCGGAGCGCCTGCTGTCGTACTCGTTCGCACCGGGCACACTGAATACGACGATCACCTGGCGACTGCAGGCGGAAGGCGAAGGCACCCGTCTGTCTCTGGAGCACCGGGGATTCGATCTGGCGTCCCCGATGGGGAAGGCCGCATTCGAGGGCATGGGCAAGGGATGGCCGGCGGTACTGGAGCGGCTCGACGCAGCGCTCGCCTGA
- a CDS encoding YhcH/YjgK/YiaL family protein, whose amino-acid sequence MYLGDLDNWALHRLALHPAFDRAITHLRARDLAALAPDRYPLEEGMFLLIQEMKTRPVEATRPEAHVRHADIQLLLAGAERYGFALPSPAHPVLEDRRETHDIAFYGTPEQEHYVDLAPGMFAIFLPGELHRPCCAVESPAAIRKAVVKIDRALLGDV is encoded by the coding sequence ATGTATCTCGGAGATCTCGACAACTGGGCGCTGCACCGGCTCGCCCTGCATCCGGCCTTCGACCGCGCGATCACGCATTTGCGCGCTCGCGACCTGGCGGCCCTGGCACCGGACCGCTATCCGCTCGAAGAGGGCATGTTCCTGCTGATCCAGGAAATGAAGACGCGCCCTGTGGAAGCCACGCGGCCGGAGGCCCATGTGCGCCACGCCGACATCCAGCTCCTGCTGGCGGGCGCCGAACGCTACGGCTTCGCACTGCCCTCGCCGGCTCACCCAGTCCTGGAGGACAGGCGCGAGACGCACGACATCGCCTTCTACGGCACGCCAGAGCAGGAGCACTACGTGGATCTCGCGCCCGGCATGTTCGCCATCTTCCTGCCGGGAGAGCTGCACCGACCCTGTTGCGCGGTGGAGTCGCCCGCGGCAATCCGCAAGGCGGTGGTCAAGATCGACAGGGCGCTGCTCGGCGACGTCTGA
- a CDS encoding PEP-CTERM sorting domain-containing protein, with amino-acid sequence MLKKLVFAAALSLAAYVPAHAAIVTIPQSALISSTNYYTDTIGGGIGNIVVTTDGGNEPNIGNPSGRNDDGFSGPVNLGFSLTFFGQTYTSLYINNNGNVSFGSGISTFTPQGPTGVNAPIISPFFGDVDTRGANSGVVHVRTDIANEIIVTWDNVGYFDSHDTALNSFQLVLRGSAFDIPVGEGAIGFFYKGMNWERGDVSSVSAAVGFGDGAGNGNILEGSTQTGLISALEDHHIWFDPRLNPIPDPNETPEPGSLALAGLAIAGLARMRRRRG; translated from the coding sequence ATGCTCAAGAAACTGGTGTTTGCCGCGGCCCTGAGTCTGGCCGCGTACGTCCCGGCCCATGCGGCCATCGTCACCATCCCGCAAAGCGCGCTGATCAGTTCCACGAACTACTACACCGACACCATTGGTGGCGGCATCGGCAACATCGTCGTCACCACGGACGGCGGCAATGAACCGAACATCGGCAACCCCTCGGGTCGTAACGACGACGGCTTCAGCGGCCCGGTTAACCTCGGCTTCAGCCTGACCTTCTTCGGTCAGACCTACACCTCGCTCTACATCAACAACAACGGTAACGTGAGCTTCGGCAGCGGTATCTCCACCTTTACTCCGCAAGGTCCGACCGGGGTCAACGCGCCGATCATCTCGCCCTTCTTCGGCGACGTGGATACCCGCGGCGCCAACAGCGGCGTCGTGCATGTGCGCACCGACATCGCCAACGAAATCATCGTGACATGGGACAACGTGGGTTACTTCGACTCCCACGACACGGCGCTCAACAGCTTCCAGCTGGTGCTGCGCGGCTCGGCTTTTGACATTCCCGTCGGCGAAGGCGCCATCGGCTTCTTCTACAAGGGCATGAACTGGGAGCGCGGCGACGTCAGCAGTGTTTCTGCCGCTGTGGGTTTCGGTGACGGCGCTGGCAACGGCAACATCCTTGAGGGCTCGACCCAGACTGGTCTCATCAGTGCGCTGGAAGATCACCACATCTGGTTCGACCCGCGCCTGAACCCGATCCCCGACCCCAACGAGACTCCGGAACCGGGTTCGCTGGCCCTTGCAGGCCTCGCGATCGCAGGTCTGGCTCGCATGCGCCGTCGTCGCGGCTGA
- a CDS encoding cache domain-containing protein: MDENKPPASPPSDETVILSPQERARRVSAADDATVILSGPIGAAPSEMPIALPEGYRLHEYRIEAVLGQGGFGITYLATDVHLDAYVAIKEYLPSELAGRSHDSSVQPGPDHHAEYFALGLERFLLEARTLAGFRHPNIVRVARFFEANRTAYMVMDYERGTSLKDWWAAHPLSEKDLLARLHPLLDGLELVHRSGILHRDIKPDNIRVRDEGGDFVLLDFGAASAAAGSRRKAPIVVTPGFSPIEQYLDETPGPASDLYALGASLYWLVAGKPPRDARDRLATPRSDVTAAQLGAGRFSSAFLDAVDQALQLRAEDRPQTVDVFRRALFAAHAATLGLREALTAGSPRTTRTWKRLQALLPNAWPLAVKMGLAMLFATFIPMAISGYYNLQSGIELVSQAELRNLEHLADSTAGRVSQLIGDSRHLAAFLAGDQAIRAFLEQGGAADETTVRKRLEALAHANPNVELAIVMNRKGMALLASDADVEGRDFSFREYFRVAVVGYPYASSIVLGSVVQGEGIYLSHPVRATSGRVAGVVVVRLKAGAVTEILDEVRTEAHVPFLIDGDGVLIHHPDQALRFRSLTPLSPARLAAIVTDRRFRRDHIANLDMPQLAQAMVGTQREGNITYHSTISDREEVAGFAPVRGHDWVVGVTESRASFEQPLREIFSQALYRAALVGAICVVLALLFARSIVRPLQALTVAARALKRGDYDAAHVTVNSGDEIGRLGRTFNVMVEVLRQREREHARGRGMRNERD, encoded by the coding sequence ATGGACGAGAACAAGCCCCCTGCCTCCCCACCCTCCGACGAGACCGTGATCCTGAGCCCGCAGGAGCGGGCACGTCGCGTCAGCGCGGCGGACGACGCCACGGTGATCCTCTCCGGGCCGATCGGCGCCGCCCCCTCCGAGATGCCGATCGCGCTGCCGGAGGGCTACCGGCTGCACGAATACCGCATCGAGGCGGTGCTCGGACAGGGCGGCTTCGGCATCACCTATCTCGCGACCGACGTGCACCTGGACGCCTACGTCGCGATCAAGGAGTACCTGCCCTCCGAGCTCGCCGGCCGCAGCCACGACAGCAGCGTGCAGCCCGGGCCCGATCATCATGCGGAGTATTTCGCGCTGGGGCTCGAACGCTTCCTGCTCGAAGCGCGCACCCTCGCCGGATTCCGCCATCCGAACATCGTGCGCGTCGCGCGCTTCTTCGAGGCCAACCGCACCGCCTACATGGTCATGGACTATGAGCGCGGCACCTCGCTCAAGGACTGGTGGGCGGCGCATCCCCTGTCCGAGAAGGACCTGCTGGCGCGCCTGCATCCCCTGCTCGACGGCCTGGAGCTGGTCCATCGCAGCGGCATCCTTCATCGCGACATCAAGCCCGACAACATCCGCGTGCGCGACGAGGGCGGCGACTTCGTGCTGCTCGACTTCGGCGCGGCCTCCGCGGCCGCGGGCAGCCGCCGCAAGGCGCCCATCGTGGTCACGCCGGGTTTCTCGCCGATCGAGCAATACCTCGACGAAACCCCGGGGCCGGCCTCCGACCTCTACGCACTGGGCGCAAGCCTGTACTGGCTGGTCGCCGGCAAACCGCCGCGCGACGCGCGCGACCGTCTGGCCACGCCACGCAGCGACGTCACGGCCGCGCAGCTGGGCGCCGGGCGCTTCAGCAGCGCCTTCCTCGACGCGGTGGACCAGGCGCTGCAGTTGCGCGCCGAAGACCGCCCGCAAACGGTCGACGTCTTCCGCCGCGCGCTCTTCGCCGCGCACGCCGCCACGCTCGGTCTGCGCGAGGCCCTAACGGCAGGCAGCCCGCGTACGACGCGGACCTGGAAACGGCTGCAGGCCCTGCTGCCCAATGCCTGGCCGCTGGCGGTGAAGATGGGCCTCGCGATGCTCTTCGCGACCTTCATACCGATGGCGATCAGCGGCTACTACAACCTGCAGAGCGGCATCGAACTCGTCTCGCAGGCCGAGCTGCGCAACCTCGAACACCTCGCCGACAGCACCGCCGGCCGTGTCTCGCAACTCATCGGCGACAGCCGCCACCTCGCCGCCTTTCTGGCGGGCGACCAGGCGATCCGCGCCTTCCTCGAACAGGGCGGCGCCGCCGACGAAACCACCGTGCGCAAACGCCTCGAAGCCCTGGCCCATGCCAACCCGAACGTGGAGCTGGCGATCGTCATGAACCGCAAGGGCATGGCCCTGCTGGCCAGCGACGCCGACGTCGAGGGCCGCGACTTCTCCTTCCGCGAATACTTCCGGGTCGCCGTGGTCGGCTATCCGTACGCGAGCAGCATCGTGCTCGGTTCGGTGGTGCAGGGCGAAGGCATCTACCTGTCCCATCCCGTGCGCGCCACCAGCGGCCGCGTCGCTGGCGTGGTGGTGGTACGGCTCAAAGCCGGCGCGGTCACCGAGATCCTCGACGAAGTGCGCACCGAGGCGCACGTCCCCTTCCTGATCGACGGAGACGGTGTGCTGATCCACCACCCCGACCAGGCCCTGCGCTTTCGCAGCCTGACGCCACTCTCGCCCGCCCGCCTCGCCGCGATCGTGACCGACCGGCGCTTTCGCCGCGACCATATCGCCAACCTCGACATGCCCCAGCTCGCGCAGGCGATGGTGGGGACGCAACGCGAAGGCAACATCACCTACCACTCGACGATCTCGGACCGCGAGGAAGTCGCCGGCTTCGCCCCGGTGCGCGGGCACGACTGGGTGGTCGGCGTCACCGAGAGCCGCGCCAGCTTCGAACAGCCGCTGCGCGAGATCTTCAGTCAGGCGCTCTACCGCGCCGCCCTGGTCGGCGCGATCTGCGTCGTCCTGGCCCTGCTCTTCGCCCGCAGCATCGTGCGTCCGCTGCAAGCACTCACGGTGGCCGCGCGCGCCCTCAAGCGCGGCGACTACGATGCCGCGCACGTCACGGTGAACTCCGGCGACGAAATCGGCCGGCTCGGTCGCACCTTCAACGTGATGGTCGAAGTCCTGCGCCAGCGCGAACGCGAACATGCGCGCGGACGCGGCATGCGCAACGAGCGGGACTGA
- a CDS encoding DNA topoisomerase IV subunit B yields MTYNESSFRVLKGLEPVRSRPGMYTRTDSPAHIVQEVIDNAADEALAGHAKRIHVAAFRDGSISVTDDGRGIPVGLHPTENVPVVVLAYTVLHAGGKFDKTSGASAYAFSGGLHGVGVAVTTALSTRVEVEVRRDGRITQVTFSDGGREVGDLVDTGPCGKQTGTRVRVWPDSKYFDAPRAPLAELERLLRSKAVLLPGIAVTLDVEQADGQFARTEWQYRDGLTGYLKEMAGGVEPLAPVFAGERYAGQDEDFAPGEGAAWAFAWFDGYAGSESYVNLIPTVAGGTHESGLRGGVFEAVKAFVEHHALLPRGVKLQQEDVCGKMSFLLSARILDPQFQGQVKEKLNSREAVKLVSTRVTPIFEAWLNQNVEQGKAIAELAIRQAQSRLRDAQKVEKKKSSGVAVLPGKLSDCESEDIADNEIYLVEGDSAGGSAKLARNRETQAILPLRGKVQNAWEIDPDRLFANAEIHDVAVALGVDPHAPEAPDSVLANLRYGKVVIMADADVDGSHIQTLLLTLFLRHFPRLVDSGHVFVALPPLYRVDVPASGKKRPARRFYCLDERELAAVRDRMEKEGIKPEALEVGRFKGLGEMNPDQLKETAMDPATRRVLPVSVESEALVATRELFDLLMGKGEASSRRAWMEAKGNLVEADL; encoded by the coding sequence ATGACCTACAACGAATCCTCTTTCCGCGTCCTCAAGGGCCTGGAGCCGGTGCGCAGCCGCCCCGGCATGTACACCCGCACCGACTCACCGGCGCACATCGTCCAGGAAGTCATCGACAACGCCGCCGACGAGGCGCTGGCGGGCCACGCGAAGCGGATCCACGTAGCAGCGTTCCGCGACGGCTCGATCTCGGTGACCGACGACGGCCGCGGCATTCCGGTGGGTCTGCATCCCACCGAGAACGTGCCGGTGGTGGTGCTCGCCTATACGGTGCTGCACGCGGGCGGCAAGTTCGACAAGACCTCGGGCGCCTCGGCCTATGCCTTCTCCGGCGGCCTGCACGGCGTGGGCGTGGCGGTGACCACGGCGTTGTCGACCCGGGTCGAGGTCGAGGTGCGGCGCGATGGTCGCATCACGCAGGTGACCTTTTCGGACGGCGGGCGCGAGGTCGGCGACCTCGTGGACACCGGTCCCTGCGGCAAGCAGACCGGCACGCGCGTGCGCGTCTGGCCCGATTCCAAGTATTTTGATGCGCCGCGCGCCCCCCTGGCCGAACTGGAGCGTCTGCTGCGCTCCAAGGCCGTACTGCTGCCCGGCATCGCGGTGACGCTGGACGTCGAACAGGCCGATGGCCAGTTCGCGCGCACGGAGTGGCAGTACCGCGACGGCCTCACCGGTTATCTCAAGGAGATGGCCGGCGGCGTCGAGCCGCTGGCACCGGTCTTCGCCGGCGAGCGCTACGCCGGCCAGGACGAGGACTTCGCGCCCGGCGAAGGTGCGGCCTGGGCCTTCGCCTGGTTCGACGGCTACGCGGGTTCCGAGTCCTATGTGAACCTGATTCCCACCGTAGCCGGTGGCACGCATGAGTCCGGCTTGCGCGGTGGCGTCTTCGAGGCGGTGAAGGCCTTCGTCGAACACCACGCGCTGCTGCCGCGCGGCGTGAAGCTGCAGCAAGAGGACGTGTGCGGGAAGATGAGCTTCCTGCTCTCGGCGCGCATCCTCGATCCGCAGTTCCAGGGCCAGGTGAAGGAAAAGCTCAACTCGCGGGAGGCGGTCAAGCTGGTGTCCACCCGAGTGACGCCGATCTTCGAGGCCTGGCTGAACCAGAACGTGGAGCAGGGCAAGGCGATTGCCGAGCTCGCGATCCGCCAGGCGCAATCGCGCCTGCGCGACGCGCAGAAAGTCGAGAAGAAGAAGTCCTCCGGCGTGGCCGTGCTGCCCGGCAAGCTCTCCGATTGCGAGAGCGAGGACATCGCCGACAACGAGATCTACCTCGTCGAAGGCGACTCGGCCGGCGGCTCGGCCAAGCTCGCGCGCAACCGCGAGACGCAGGCGATCCTGCCGCTGCGCGGCAAGGTCCAGAACGCCTGGGAGATCGACCCGGACCGGCTCTTCGCCAACGCCGAGATCCACGACGTGGCGGTCGCCCTGGGCGTGGATCCGCATGCGCCGGAGGCGCCGGATTCGGTGCTCGCCAACCTGCGCTACGGCAAGGTCGTGATCATGGCCGACGCGGATGTCGACGGCTCGCACATCCAGACCCTGCTGCTGACGCTCTTCCTGCGCCATTTCCCGCGCCTGGTGGATTCGGGCCATGTCTTCGTCGCCCTGCCGCCGCTCTACCGGGTCGACGTGCCGGCTTCCGGCAAGAAGCGCCCCGCCCGGCGTTTTTACTGCCTGGACGAGCGCGAGCTCGCCGCGGTGCGCGACCGTATGGAAAAGGAAGGCATCAAGCCCGAAGCGCTGGAGGTCGGCCGCTTCAAAGGCCTGGGCGAGATGAATCCCGACCAGCTCAAGGAAACCGCGATGGACCCCGCCACCCGCCGCGTGCTGCCGGTGAGCGTGGAGAGCGAGGCGTTGGTCGCAACCCGCGAGCTCTTCGATCTGCTGATGGGCAAGGGCGAGGCCTCCAGCCGGCGTGCCTGGATGGAAGCCAAGGGCAACCTGGTCGAGGCCGACCTCTAG
- a CDS encoding diguanylate cyclase, producing the protein MRLPPFVSSFRFRATLLFAVLAMVTAFALSAVLGNMLSQRLLQDQGDRIATLARNTATVFADGLAERLREVQLLAENEALRAGAFDDAHVGRMLGRMLETRPNYQWIGIADTQGTVRVATGNMLVGRDVSERPWFKTGLEKSSAGDVHEAKLLAKLLPQPASGEPLRFVDYAAPVMDLEGRRIGVLGVHASWDWAREVASSMLPAGAQRQRVEILVLDREGNVIYPGQSQDKIGASAAAPGTVSWTAGSDYLAARAMLPIRRAGTDLGWSVVVRQPLASALEVAMHARRTALLAGSVAGLCFAVLAWLVAGYLGAPLSAIARAARAIQQGDTDSEIPRTGHGLELDRLSEALRGMTASLKERESALQRANETLESRVRERTVELQRANAELDKLARRDPLTGACNRRAADEALAQQAERFRRGARGAVVLLADIDFFKQVNDVHGHAVGDSALRHVAGTLMALLRGIDLVVRFGGEEFLVLLPETDLAGGREVAERLRAAIESRPPAPLEVLTLSIGVAALADQVDAALANADKALYAAKQAGRNRVVAAGEGA; encoded by the coding sequence ATGCGCCTGCCCCCTTTCGTAAGCAGCTTCCGTTTCCGCGCCACCCTGCTGTTCGCCGTGCTGGCCATGGTGACGGCCTTCGCGCTGTCGGCGGTGCTGGGCAATATGCTGTCCCAGCGCCTCCTGCAGGATCAGGGGGACCGGATCGCCACGCTTGCGCGCAACACCGCCACGGTCTTCGCCGACGGCTTGGCGGAGCGCTTGCGCGAGGTCCAGCTGCTGGCCGAAAACGAGGCCCTGCGCGCGGGCGCCTTCGACGACGCGCATGTTGGTCGCATGCTCGGGCGCATGCTCGAGACCCGGCCCAACTACCAGTGGATCGGCATTGCGGATACGCAGGGCACCGTGCGCGTGGCGACCGGCAACATGCTGGTCGGGCGCGACGTCTCCGAGCGGCCCTGGTTCAAGACCGGCCTCGAGAAGTCGAGCGCCGGCGATGTGCACGAAGCCAAGCTGCTGGCCAAGCTCCTGCCGCAACCGGCGTCCGGCGAGCCGCTGCGCTTCGTGGACTACGCCGCACCGGTCATGGATCTGGAGGGCCGACGCATCGGCGTGCTCGGCGTCCATGCGAGCTGGGACTGGGCCCGCGAGGTCGCGAGCAGCATGTTGCCGGCGGGGGCGCAGCGCCAGCGCGTCGAGATTCTCGTGCTCGATCGCGAGGGCAACGTCATCTACCCCGGCCAGAGCCAGGACAAGATCGGCGCGAGCGCCGCCGCGCCCGGAACGGTGAGCTGGACCGCCGGCAGCGACTACCTCGCTGCACGTGCCATGCTGCCGATCCGCCGCGCGGGGACGGACCTGGGCTGGTCCGTGGTGGTGCGCCAGCCGCTCGCAAGCGCGCTGGAGGTGGCGATGCATGCGCGCCGCACCGCACTCCTCGCCGGCAGCGTCGCCGGCCTGTGCTTCGCGGTGCTGGCCTGGCTGGTCGCGGGTTACCTGGGCGCACCGCTGAGCGCCATCGCCCGCGCCGCGCGCGCCATCCAGCAGGGCGACACGGACAGCGAGATCCCGCGCACTGGCCACGGCCTGGAGCTGGATCGGCTGAGCGAAGCCCTGCGCGGCATGACCGCCAGCCTCAAGGAGCGGGAGTCGGCCTTGCAGCGCGCCAATGAAACCCTGGAGTCGCGGGTGCGCGAACGCACGGTCGAACTGCAACGCGCCAATGCCGAACTCGACAAGCTGGCACGCCGCGACCCGCTGACCGGCGCCTGCAATCGCCGCGCGGCCGATGAAGCGCTGGCGCAGCAGGCCGAGCGCTTCCGGCGCGGCGCGCGCGGCGCGGTGGTCCTGCTCGCGGACATCGACTTCTTCAAGCAGGTCAATGACGTGCACGGCCATGCGGTCGGCGACAGCGCGCTGCGACATGTGGCGGGCACGCTGATGGCGCTGCTGCGCGGTATCGACCTCGTCGTCCGCTTCGGCGGCGAGGAGTTCCTGGTGCTCTTGCCCGAGACCGATCTGGCTGGTGGCCGCGAAGTCGCCGAGCGACTGCGTGCGGCGATCGAATCCCGGCCGCCTGCACCGCTGGAAGTGCTGACGCTTTCGATCGGCGTGGCGGCGCTCGCAGACCAGGTCGATGCTGCCCTGGCGAACGCTGACAAGGCGCTCTACGCCGCCAAGCAGGCCGGCCGCAACCGCGTGGTCGCAGCCGGGGAGGGCGCCTGA
- a CDS encoding TerC family protein, with protein MNLLDFSWIADPNAWVALATLTALEIVLGIDNIIFISILVGRLPEAQRDIGRRLGLLLAMGTRIALLASLAWIMRLTSPLVTVVSQDISGRDFILIGGGLFLLWKSVHEIHNSLEGAEEEAGSVPRSVSFVGTLIQIAIIDIVFSLDSVITAVGLANQLAVMALAIVIAVGVMMVAAKPIGDFVDRHPTVKMLALSFLVLVGVTLIAEGFDTHVPKGYIYFAMAFSIVVEMINIRLRSKLARPVQLHHTPPGG; from the coding sequence ATGAACCTCCTCGACTTCTCCTGGATCGCCGATCCCAATGCCTGGGTGGCGCTTGCCACGCTCACGGCCCTGGAGATCGTGCTCGGGATCGACAACATCATCTTCATCTCGATCCTGGTCGGGCGACTGCCCGAGGCGCAGCGCGACATCGGCCGCCGGCTTGGCCTCTTGCTGGCGATGGGCACGCGGATTGCGCTGCTGGCCTCGCTCGCCTGGATCATGCGGCTGACGTCACCGCTGGTGACGGTGGTCAGCCAGGACATCTCTGGCCGCGACTTCATCCTGATCGGCGGGGGCCTTTTCCTTTTGTGGAAGAGCGTGCACGAGATCCACAATTCGCTGGAAGGCGCAGAGGAAGAGGCGGGTAGCGTCCCGCGCAGCGTGAGCTTCGTCGGCACGCTGATCCAGATCGCGATCATCGACATCGTCTTCTCGCTCGACTCGGTGATCACCGCCGTGGGGCTGGCCAACCAGCTTGCGGTGATGGCGCTGGCCATCGTGATCGCGGTGGGGGTGATGATGGTCGCGGCCAAGCCGATCGGCGATTTCGTGGACCGCCATCCGACCGTGAAGATGCTGGCCCTGTCCTTCCTCGTGCTGGTGGGCGTGACCCTGATCGCCGAGGGCTTCGACACGCATGTCCCCAAGGGCTACATCTACTTCGCGATGGCCTTCTCCATCGTGGTGGAGATGATCAACATCCGGCTGCGCAGCAAGCTTGCACGGCCGGTGCAGCTGCATCACACGCCACCGGGCGGGTAA